One region of Armigeres subalbatus isolate Guangzhou_Male chromosome 3, GZ_Asu_2, whole genome shotgun sequence genomic DNA includes:
- the LOC134220210 gene encoding uncharacterized protein LOC134220210, translating into MADALIIEEKDLIADFVAHAPADCFDFLKAIGFNTFALLTIAEDHFCATLSQFPNSWGAEQIWIWIHQWRQRNHLDTIVVPQETNIEGILSPVEAPTTEIEVSEQVKDNEELQPNKVKLDISLEDASTLSVEAGCSEQGSGLSEVVAEKVEQASSNNPKHLTPDSLKHLLAQSVYGKQILKTATTHILSVPGRKFVVDLVARFHISNNRKATSEWLRDYTEVIISVFPKESKDTFYIPTKGRANPGGKLYSRINYIRQSERNRERQEIRRTDPELEETFSPDALSAVNWLEVNSFPWNTVLAKWELSFPARKKQLRQLSSAEKLLHKYPHLIQSCGYQLI; encoded by the exons ATGGCGGACGCGCTCATCATCGAAGAGAAGGACTTGATAGCCGATTTTGTTGCGCATGCACCAGCAGATTGCTTCGATTTCCTCAAAG CCATCGGGTTTAACACTTTTGCCCTTTTGACCATCGCCGAAGATCACTTTTGCGCGACCTTGAGTCAGTTCCCAAATTCGTGGGGTGCAGAacaaatttggatttggatacaCCAATGGCGTCAAAGAAAT CACCTGGATACCATTGTTGTACCGCAGGAGACAAACATCGAAGGAATATTAAGTCCAGTGGAAGCACCTACTACAGAGATTGAAGTAAGCGAGCAAGTCAAGGATAACGAAGAACTCCAACCGAATAAAGTAAAATTAGACATTTCTCTTGAAGACGCAAGCACTTTGTCTGTTGAAGCAGGTTGTAGCGAACAAGGCAGCGGATTATCAGAGGTTGTTGCAGAGAAAGTGGAGCAAGCATCGAGCAATAACCCAAAG CATTTAACGCCGGACAGCTTAAAACACCTTCTTGCTCAATCTGTTTACGGGAAACAGATATTGAAAACAGCAACTACACACATATTGTCTGTGCCCGGCAGAAAATTCGTGGTGGATCTCGTTGCCCGTTTCCACATCTCCAATAATAGGAAAGCCACTTCTGAGTGGTTGAGGGATTACACAGAGGTTATAATATCGGTGTTCCCAAAAGAATCAAAG GATACCTTCTACATTCCTACTAAAGGGAGAGCAAATCCAGGAGGGAAACTGTATAGCCGCATCAACTATATTCGTCAATCGGAGAGAAATAGGGAGCGCCAGGAAATTCGGCGCACAGATCCGGAACTCGAGGAGACATTTTCACCAGACGCTTTATCTGCTGTTAACTGGCTGGAGGTTAATAGTTTTCCCTGGAACACCGTGCTGGCAAAGTGGGAGCTCAGCTTCCCAGCCCGAAAGAAGCAACTGCGTCAGTTATCTTCCGCCGAGAAACTCCTACACAAATACCCTCATTTGATCCAAAGTTGCGGATATCAGCTG ATCTGA